One Candidatus Binatia bacterium DNA window includes the following coding sequences:
- a CDS encoding 5-formyltetrahydrofolate cyclo-ligase encodes METARQKQAVRRRFLEWRRGLAPSEIEAAGRRIARFVQEGLPYVRARDVLVYLSTGDEVPTRPLLEAARRAGKRVFLPAPPEPVFRLWQGEELGRGPWGIPVPRGSGVFHPDGEEVVALVPVVAWTRAGARLGRGGGWYDRALRSLGSSVLRVGLAYAGQEARFLPEEPTDERLHYVVTERGWVACGPTGGGTARRAEGGEA; translated from the coding sequence ATGGAAACGGCGAGACAGAAACAGGCCGTTCGGCGACGGTTTCTTGAGTGGCGCAGGGGCCTGGCCCCCTCCGAGATCGAGGCTGCCGGGCGGCGGATCGCTCGGTTCGTGCAGGAAGGGCTTCCCTACGTACGAGCGCGGGACGTTCTCGTTTATCTTTCGACGGGTGACGAAGTACCTACGCGCCCCCTCCTAGAAGCCGCTCGCCGGGCCGGAAAGAGGGTTTTCTTGCCCGCCCCGCCCGAACCTGTTTTCCGCCTCTGGCAGGGAGAGGAGCTGGGTCGGGGGCCGTGGGGGATTCCCGTGCCCAGGGGGTCCGGCGTCTTTCACCCGGATGGAGAGGAGGTCGTGGCTCTGGTGCCGGTCGTCGCTTGGACCCGGGCGGGCGCTCGGTTGGGACGTGGCGGAGGTTGGTACGACCGGGCGCTGCGAAGCCTGGGCTCCTCGGTTCTTCGGGTGGGCCTCGCTTACGCGGGGCAGGAGGCTCGGTTTTTGCCGGAAGAGCCGACGGACGAGCGGCTTCACTACGTCGTGACGGAGCGGGGGTGGGTCGCGTGCGGCCCGACGGGGGGAGGGACGGCGCGGCGGGCGGAAGGAGGCGAAGCATGA
- the smc gene encoding chromosome partition protein Smc produces the protein MRIQRLELIGFKSFVHRTVLEFAPGVTAIVGPNGCGKSNIVDAIRWVLGEQSAKHLRGQAMEDVIFAGNERRPPLGMAEVSLTFVNEEAASVRPEIDLSDIPAEIRSLPEITVTRRYYRSGESEYFLNRAPCRLKDITELFLGTGVGTKAYAIIEQGRVEQLVGAKPEERRWFVEEAAGTTLYRSRRQAAERKMERTRENLARVGDVLREVERQIRALERQAARAAEYRKLADELREVELQLASYRWGRLQHEEGEREAKIAALLSAIRTLEAGIAEGEASRAAISERRAEVGGRVERLGSAAWEARTRLESLRERRRWLEREIADRTRTIEDAVSEIATLEGRVERLGGEVSELLAARGEHERELREMEPSVSLVSQRMEELREELRAAENELERDRAVLVSLLTEEARTKNELAGIEKRIRELEKLGERLSSERERVVREAAEAEARVRAGEAEVGELREKSRGYLAAAEGCSERLRELELRRKELEQATAGAEERWLQARSRLESLEEIQRRYEGYRSGVRATMLRGQSAEGVLGVVADVVRAPLEYERAVAAVLGERLQCVIVAEQESALGAIERLRAEAAGRGSFIPRAPRRWGPPVELPGDEGARLLDLVRVDEEYRPVVETLLSDAVLVPDLTTALRVWRRNGLRVTLVTPDGDVVDPTGVISGGSERPPEEEILARGREIEQLRESLHGLTAEFERAARGLERVQAECEETSRRLRELQSANQDATLALVAKEKELERLRGDVARWLDRSERLDAELGRVRAEAESLAEERERARAALGELERRTSEVQECVRRRQDLVTELRARVEALGEEALAGRLRLAEERSRLEVLARQAEELARHGESFAAQIDRARRRLARATDEKRALEEELARLSSELEETEREARRSEERFALERATLAEVETEAREAETKLGRLRQELDDRRRVVLEAEKRLAEVRLERSHLEKTIGEKYGVQLREDARSVSLPEEARVELEARLGRLQKRLSEFGEVSTGAVEELRELEARAAFLRSQKEDLEKSLADLEKTIAKLNRVSRSRFRATFEEVDRQFRTIFPRLFGGGEARLVLTDEKDPLEAGVEVVVRPPGKKLESVTLLSGGEKALVAVSLLFSLFLIRPTPFCFLDEVDAPLDDANVERFVEMVRELRDRSQFVLVTHNKRTMEAADCLYGVTMEEPGVSKVISVAVR, from the coding sequence ATGAGGATCCAACGGCTCGAACTGATCGGATTTAAGTCGTTCGTCCACCGGACCGTTCTCGAGTTCGCACCCGGCGTTACGGCCATCGTGGGGCCGAACGGTTGCGGAAAGTCCAACATCGTCGACGCGATCCGCTGGGTACTGGGAGAGCAGAGCGCGAAGCACCTCCGCGGACAGGCCATGGAGGACGTCATTTTCGCGGGAAACGAACGGCGTCCACCGCTCGGGATGGCGGAGGTGTCGCTGACCTTCGTGAACGAGGAGGCCGCCAGCGTCCGACCGGAGATCGACCTTTCCGACATCCCGGCCGAGATCCGAAGCCTTCCCGAGATCACCGTCACTCGCCGCTACTACAGGTCCGGCGAGTCCGAGTACTTCTTGAACCGTGCCCCTTGCAGGCTCAAGGACATCACCGAGTTGTTCCTGGGGACCGGCGTGGGGACGAAAGCCTACGCCATCATCGAGCAGGGGCGGGTCGAGCAGTTGGTCGGAGCGAAGCCCGAGGAGCGGCGCTGGTTCGTGGAAGAGGCCGCCGGAACGACACTCTACCGGTCCCGCAGGCAGGCGGCCGAGCGCAAGATGGAGCGGACGCGGGAGAACCTTGCCAGGGTGGGCGACGTTCTGCGCGAGGTCGAACGCCAGATCCGTGCTCTCGAGCGGCAAGCGGCACGCGCGGCGGAGTACCGCAAGCTCGCGGACGAACTTCGAGAAGTCGAGCTCCAGCTCGCCTCGTATCGGTGGGGCCGGCTGCAGCACGAGGAGGGGGAGCGCGAGGCGAAGATCGCCGCGCTCCTTTCGGCGATCCGCACGCTGGAGGCGGGTATCGCAGAGGGAGAAGCGTCGCGGGCGGCCATCTCGGAGCGACGTGCCGAGGTTGGCGGTAGGGTCGAACGTCTGGGAAGCGCGGCCTGGGAAGCCAGGACACGACTCGAAAGCCTGAGGGAGCGCAGGCGGTGGCTCGAGCGTGAAATCGCCGATCGGACCCGAACCATCGAGGACGCGGTTTCCGAGATCGCGACCCTCGAGGGCCGCGTGGAGCGACTGGGCGGCGAGGTCTCGGAGCTCCTCGCCGCTCGAGGGGAGCACGAGCGGGAGCTGCGGGAAATGGAGCCCTCCGTCTCGCTCGTCTCGCAGCGGATGGAGGAACTCAGGGAGGAGCTCCGGGCCGCGGAAAACGAGCTGGAACGCGACCGAGCGGTACTGGTTTCCCTGCTCACCGAGGAGGCTCGGACGAAGAACGAACTCGCCGGGATCGAAAAGCGAATCCGGGAGCTCGAAAAGCTCGGAGAGCGCCTTTCGTCGGAGCGGGAACGCGTGGTGCGGGAAGCTGCCGAAGCCGAGGCGCGAGTTCGCGCGGGAGAGGCCGAGGTCGGAGAACTGAGGGAGAAGAGCCGGGGCTACCTCGCCGCAGCGGAGGGGTGCTCCGAACGGCTCCGCGAGCTGGAGTTGCGTCGGAAGGAGCTCGAGCAGGCGACGGCCGGTGCCGAGGAGCGGTGGCTGCAGGCCCGTTCGCGGCTCGAGTCGCTCGAGGAAATCCAGAGGCGGTACGAGGGTTACCGATCCGGGGTCCGGGCCACGATGCTGCGGGGGCAGTCGGCCGAGGGGGTGCTCGGCGTCGTGGCCGACGTGGTTCGGGCGCCGCTCGAGTACGAGCGAGCGGTGGCGGCAGTCCTGGGCGAGCGTCTGCAGTGCGTGATCGTGGCGGAGCAGGAATCGGCCCTCGGCGCGATCGAGCGCTTGCGTGCGGAGGCGGCGGGCCGCGGGAGTTTCATTCCTCGTGCGCCGCGCCGCTGGGGGCCTCCCGTCGAACTTCCCGGGGACGAAGGTGCACGCCTTCTGGACCTCGTCCGTGTCGACGAAGAGTATCGGCCGGTGGTCGAGACTCTGCTGTCCGACGCGGTTCTCGTGCCCGATCTCACCACGGCGCTGCGGGTCTGGCGCCGGAACGGCCTGCGCGTGACTCTGGTGACGCCCGACGGGGACGTCGTGGACCCCACGGGTGTCATCAGCGGCGGAAGCGAACGGCCGCCGGAAGAGGAAATCCTCGCCAGGGGGCGTGAGATCGAGCAGCTCCGCGAGTCCCTCCACGGGTTGACGGCGGAGTTCGAAAGGGCAGCGCGGGGGCTCGAGCGCGTGCAAGCGGAGTGCGAGGAAACCTCGCGGCGCTTGCGCGAGCTTCAGTCGGCGAACCAGGATGCGACGCTCGCTTTGGTCGCCAAGGAAAAGGAACTCGAGCGCTTGCGGGGGGACGTCGCTCGGTGGCTCGACAGGAGCGAAAGGCTCGACGCGGAGCTCGGGCGGGTGCGCGCCGAGGCGGAGTCGCTGGCGGAAGAGCGCGAGCGCGCCCGTGCGGCTCTCGGCGAACTCGAGCGGCGTACCTCCGAAGTCCAGGAGTGCGTGCGTCGCCGCCAGGACCTCGTGACCGAGCTCCGTGCGAGGGTGGAGGCGCTGGGAGAAGAGGCTCTCGCAGGTCGCTTGCGGCTCGCGGAAGAACGGTCCCGACTCGAGGTGCTGGCTCGGCAGGCGGAGGAACTCGCACGGCACGGGGAAAGCTTCGCCGCCCAGATCGACCGGGCCCGGCGGCGGCTCGCGCGTGCGACCGACGAGAAGAGGGCACTGGAAGAAGAATTGGCCCGCCTGTCCTCCGAGCTGGAGGAGACGGAACGGGAAGCCCGGCGGAGCGAGGAGCGATTCGCCCTGGAACGAGCGACCCTCGCGGAGGTCGAAACGGAAGCGCGAGAAGCGGAGACGAAGCTCGGTCGGCTCCGGCAGGAGCTCGACGACCGACGGAGGGTCGTTCTCGAGGCCGAAAAGCGACTCGCCGAGGTTCGGCTGGAGCGATCCCACCTCGAAAAGACCATCGGGGAGAAGTACGGCGTGCAGCTCCGCGAAGACGCGCGGTCCGTGTCGCTGCCCGAGGAGGCTCGCGTGGAGCTCGAGGCGAGGCTCGGGCGATTGCAGAAGCGTCTTTCCGAGTTCGGCGAGGTGAGCACGGGAGCTGTCGAGGAGCTCCGGGAGCTCGAGGCTCGCGCGGCGTTCCTGCGAAGCCAGAAAGAAGACCTGGAAAAATCGCTGGCCGATCTGGAGAAAACCATCGCGAAGCTCAACCGTGTTTCGCGTTCCCGCTTCCGGGCCACGTTCGAGGAGGTGGATCGGCAGTTCCGGACGATTTTCCCCCGGCTGTTCGGCGGCGGGGAGGCGAGACTGGTCCTCACGGACGAAAAGGACCCTCTCGAGGCGGGCGTGGAGGTCGTCGTGCGGCCCCCGGGCAAGAAACTGGAATCCGTGACTCTGCTTTCGGGAGGCGAGAAGGCTCTCGTGGCGGTTTCGCTTCTGTTTTCTCTCTTTCTCATTCGGCCTACCCCTTTCTGCTTCCTGGACGAGGTCGACGCCCCCCTGGACGATGCCAACGTCGAACGATTCGTGGAAATGGTTCGAGAGCTCCGCGACCGCTCCCAGTTCGTTCTCGTCACGCACAACAAGAGGACCATGGAAGCCGCGGATTGCCTCTACGGCGTCACCATGGAAGAGCCAGGGGTGTCGAAAGTGATTTCCGTCGCCGTACGCTGA
- the rny gene encoding ribonuclease Y, which yields MNVQFVLLLVFGVAALGFSLLYLRERAGRKEAAAQRQIAERTLEEARVEAEAIRREAQLRAKEELVQARAEAERETRERRRELQQVEKRLQAKEEVLDRRTTQLERREGELAKREERLREREEQIRVREGEIEGLLDRIRKQLEETAGLTREEAKQNLVRQMVDEARHEAAKRIRLVEEEARQEADRRAKKIIAVAIERLAGEWVAERTVTVVHLPNDDMKGRIIGREGRNIRAIEAATGVDLIVDDTPEAVIISCHNPIRREIARIALERLISDGRIHPGRVEEVVRRAEQEMEEAIREAGQKAILDVGIHGVHPELVKLLGMLKYRYSFAQNVLTHSIEAAFIAGIMAAELGLNEKQAKRAALLHDIGKALTHEVEGSHAIIGAEIARKYGESAKVVNAIAAHHEEVKAETILAPLVDAADALSGARPGARREMLESYVRRLDDLERISASFRGVEKSFAVQAGREIRVIVEPSLVSDEQAALLAHDIARKIEQEMTYPGQIKVTVIREVRRHEVAR from the coding sequence ATGAACGTCCAGTTCGTCCTGCTTTTGGTTTTCGGAGTTGCCGCGCTGGGATTCTCCCTGCTTTACCTTCGCGAACGTGCGGGTAGAAAGGAAGCCGCCGCCCAACGGCAGATCGCCGAACGGACGCTCGAGGAGGCCAGGGTAGAGGCCGAGGCGATTCGCAGGGAGGCGCAGCTTCGAGCCAAGGAGGAACTCGTCCAGGCTCGTGCGGAAGCCGAGAGGGAGACGAGGGAGCGGCGGCGAGAACTCCAGCAGGTCGAAAAACGGCTCCAGGCCAAGGAAGAGGTGCTGGATCGCCGGACGACGCAGCTCGAGCGGCGCGAGGGAGAACTCGCGAAGCGGGAGGAACGCCTCAGGGAACGGGAAGAGCAGATTCGCGTGCGGGAGGGGGAAATCGAGGGTCTGCTCGACCGGATTCGAAAACAGCTGGAGGAGACGGCCGGCCTCACGCGAGAAGAGGCCAAGCAGAATCTCGTCCGGCAGATGGTCGACGAGGCGCGGCACGAAGCCGCCAAGAGGATCCGGCTCGTGGAGGAAGAAGCGAGGCAAGAGGCCGACCGGCGAGCGAAGAAAATCATCGCGGTCGCGATCGAGAGGCTCGCCGGGGAGTGGGTGGCAGAGCGCACCGTAACCGTGGTCCATCTGCCGAACGACGACATGAAGGGCCGGATCATCGGGCGGGAGGGCCGGAACATCCGGGCGATCGAGGCCGCCACGGGTGTCGACCTGATCGTGGACGACACTCCGGAAGCGGTCATCATTTCGTGCCACAACCCGATCCGGCGGGAAATTGCTCGCATTGCCCTGGAGCGGTTGATTTCCGACGGGCGCATCCACCCTGGCAGGGTCGAGGAAGTCGTCCGGCGCGCGGAGCAGGAGATGGAGGAAGCCATCCGGGAAGCGGGGCAAAAGGCCATCCTGGACGTCGGCATCCACGGTGTTCACCCCGAGCTCGTCAAGCTCCTCGGGATGCTCAAATACCGGTACAGCTTCGCGCAGAACGTTCTCACGCATTCGATCGAGGCCGCCTTCATCGCCGGAATCATGGCGGCCGAGCTCGGTCTGAACGAGAAGCAGGCGAAGCGAGCCGCGCTCCTGCACGACATCGGGAAGGCCTTGACCCACGAAGTCGAAGGCTCTCACGCCATCATCGGAGCCGAAATCGCGCGCAAGTACGGGGAGTCCGCCAAAGTCGTGAACGCCATCGCTGCACACCACGAGGAGGTGAAGGCCGAGACGATCCTCGCACCGCTCGTCGACGCGGCGGACGCGCTGTCCGGTGCACGACCCGGAGCTCGCCGGGAAATGCTCGAAAGTTACGTGCGGCGTCTCGACGACCTCGAACGTATCAGTGCCTCGTTCCGCGGGGTCGAGAAATCGTTCGCCGTGCAGGCCGGCAGGGAGATTCGCGTCATCGTGGAACCGTCGCTGGTGAGCGACGAGCAGGCGGCTCTGCTGGCGCACGACATCGCCCGCAAGATCGAGCAGGAGATGACCTATCCGGGTCAGATCAAGGTCACGGTGATCCGCGAGGTCCGGCGGCACGAAGTGGCTCGCTGA
- the tyrS gene encoding tyrosine--tRNA ligase, whose protein sequence is MKKDVQTQLEVLLRKAVHVIHQEELAERLREGRPLRVKFGADPSAPDLHLGHVVVLDKLRQFQEFGHTVVFLIGDFTARIGDPTGRSETRKPLSPEEVEANAATYREQVFRILDPERTEVCFNRTWMEAMTAEELLRLCGQYTVARILERDDFSQRYREGRPIYLHEFLYPLLQAYDSVAVRADVEVGGTDQRFNLLVGREIQKAYGQRPQIVLTLPLLEGTDGVQKMSKSLGNAIGITEPPDEMFGKVMSISDALMWRYYELLTDEDVPKLRERVDAGALHPMEAKKELAWKLVRRFWGSEAAEGARKRFEDHFQRGRIPEEHIVVRHVEAGRWQEISLPHELVSAGLVASTSEAKRLIRQGAVRVEGTPHQDLVVRPGEGRHSVVVEVGKRRVLRLEKTPS, encoded by the coding sequence ATGAAGAAGGACGTCCAGACGCAGCTCGAGGTGCTGCTCCGCAAGGCGGTGCACGTGATCCACCAGGAGGAGCTCGCCGAACGCCTGCGGGAGGGGCGGCCCCTGCGGGTGAAGTTCGGAGCGGACCCGTCCGCTCCGGACCTGCACCTCGGCCACGTGGTCGTGCTCGACAAGTTGCGGCAGTTCCAGGAGTTCGGTCACACGGTGGTGTTCCTCATCGGTGACTTCACGGCGCGCATCGGCGATCCGACGGGCAGGTCGGAGACGAGGAAGCCTCTTTCCCCGGAAGAAGTCGAGGCGAACGCGGCGACCTACCGCGAGCAAGTCTTCCGGATCCTGGACCCGGAGCGCACGGAGGTGTGTTTCAACCGCACCTGGATGGAGGCGATGACGGCGGAGGAACTCCTTCGACTTTGCGGTCAATACACGGTAGCCCGGATTCTCGAACGCGACGACTTCTCGCAGCGCTACCGCGAGGGGCGGCCCATCTACCTCCACGAGTTTCTCTATCCTCTCTTGCAAGCCTACGATTCCGTGGCCGTGCGAGCCGACGTGGAAGTGGGCGGAACGGACCAGCGCTTCAATCTGCTGGTGGGACGAGAGATCCAGAAAGCGTACGGCCAGAGGCCGCAGATCGTTCTCACGCTGCCCTTGCTCGAAGGCACGGACGGCGTGCAGAAGATGAGCAAATCGCTCGGAAACGCCATCGGGATTACCGAGCCGCCCGACGAAATGTTCGGAAAGGTCATGTCGATCTCGGACGCACTCATGTGGAGGTACTACGAGTTGCTCACGGACGAGGACGTGCCGAAGCTCCGCGAGCGGGTCGATGCAGGAGCGCTGCACCCGATGGAGGCCAAAAAGGAGCTTGCCTGGAAGCTCGTGCGACGTTTTTGGGGTTCGGAGGCGGCCGAGGGAGCGCGAAAACGGTTCGAGGATCACTTCCAACGCGGCCGTATCCCCGAAGAACACATCGTCGTGCGGCACGTGGAAGCTGGGCGTTGGCAGGAGATTTCCTTGCCCCACGAACTCGTTTCGGCGGGGCTCGTCGCATCGACGTCCGAGGCGAAGCGCCTCATCCGACAGGGGGCAGTGAGGGTCGAGGGGACCCCTCACCAAGATCTTGTGGTGCGTCCCGGGGAGGGGCGCCATTCCGTTGTGGTGGAGGTCGGAAAGAGGCGTGTCCTGCGACTCGAGAAAACCCCCTCTTGA
- a CDS encoding metallophosphoesterase: protein MTLLFLGDVVGRPGRRAIRALLPAIVEREGVDFVVANCENVSGGAGVDPESAEELFELGVHVLTSGNHVWRRKELVRYIEEKRTDRLLRPANFPEECPGRGWTLYPLPSGKSVAVVNLIGRTFLEPVDCPFRAARAIVERLREKTPMVVVDMHAEATSEKAAMGWYLDGKVSAVFGSHTHVQTADERILPGGTAYLTDAGMCGPRDSVIGVKPEQVVERFLKRMPVRFEPASGPVLLQGVVAVLDEETGKATSVRRIQETFGA, encoded by the coding sequence ATGACGCTTCTTTTTCTGGGCGACGTGGTGGGGCGGCCGGGAAGGCGGGCCATTCGGGCCCTGCTTCCCGCGATCGTGGAGCGGGAAGGGGTCGATTTCGTCGTTGCCAACTGCGAAAACGTCTCGGGTGGAGCCGGGGTGGATCCGGAGAGTGCCGAGGAGCTCTTCGAGCTCGGGGTTCATGTCCTCACGTCCGGGAATCACGTGTGGCGGAGAAAAGAGTTGGTCCGCTACATCGAGGAGAAACGGACCGACCGTCTCCTTCGGCCGGCGAACTTTCCGGAGGAATGCCCCGGTCGGGGGTGGACGCTCTACCCCCTGCCATCGGGGAAGAGTGTGGCGGTGGTGAACCTGATCGGCCGAACCTTTCTCGAACCGGTGGATTGCCCGTTTCGTGCCGCGAGAGCGATCGTGGAGCGGCTGCGCGAGAAAACTCCCATGGTGGTCGTGGATATGCACGCGGAGGCCACCTCGGAGAAGGCGGCGATGGGATGGTACCTGGACGGGAAGGTCTCCGCGGTCTTCGGATCGCACACGCACGTGCAAACGGCGGACGAAAGGATTCTCCCCGGGGGCACCGCTTACCTGACCGACGCGGGTATGTGTGGCCCCCGCGATTCCGTGATCGGCGTGAAACCCGAACAGGTCGTGGAGCGTTTTCTCAAGCGAATGCCGGTCCGGTTCGAGCCGGCTTCCGGACCCGTCTTGCTGCAGGGCGTCGTCGCGGTGTTGGACGAGGAAACGGGGAAGGCGACTTCCGTGCGGCGCATCCAGGAGACGTTCGGCGCCTGA
- a CDS encoding restriction endonuclease has product MGPAASIVDTKVLVLNRSFLPIHITSVRRAFCLLYQGVARAVDEQYKTFDFASWSDLAASENDETIGLVDRVIRVPRVILLVAYDRLPKRRVRFSRFNIFARDRNTCQYCGKRFPRSELNLDHVIPRSQGGTSRWENVVCSCHRCNRRKGGRTPEQAGMKLLRPPKRPEWTPFMAEVFSLRRYREWAPFLSMADVAYWNVELEE; this is encoded by the coding sequence ATGGGTCCTGCGGCCAGCATCGTCGACACCAAGGTCCTCGTCCTGAACCGATCGTTTTTGCCGATCCACATTACCTCGGTGCGCCGGGCGTTCTGCCTTCTCTACCAGGGGGTAGCACGGGCGGTGGACGAGCAGTACAAGACCTTCGACTTCGCGTCGTGGAGCGACCTTGCGGCCTCGGAGAACGACGAAACGATCGGACTCGTCGACCGGGTGATCCGGGTACCCCGGGTCATCCTGCTGGTGGCCTACGACCGGTTACCCAAGCGCCGGGTGCGCTTCAGCCGGTTCAACATCTTCGCCAGGGACCGGAATACCTGCCAGTACTGCGGGAAACGTTTTCCGCGGTCGGAACTCAACCTGGACCATGTCATCCCCCGCTCGCAGGGGGGGACCTCCCGGTGGGAAAACGTCGTGTGTTCTTGCCACAGGTGCAACCGGCGCAAGGGCGGCCGTACGCCGGAGCAGGCCGGGATGAAGCTTCTGCGCCCGCCCAAGCGGCCCGAGTGGACACCCTTCATGGCGGAGGTGTTCAGCCTGCGTCGCTACCGGGAGTGGGCTCCGTTTCTTTCGATGGCGGATGTCGCCTACTGGAACGTCGAGCTCGAGGAGTGA
- the ftsY gene encoding signal recognition particle receptor FtsY — protein sequence MFSSYRELASRPELWVAFCAFLVVLVASWVVFRLGRRARDTGARTPRPAAKAATVVSGLEKTRRKLAERLALVFGREDREAWAEGVLEALLLADVGAETASRLVARIRKNAGAFRSPEELLELLRQEVIRIFPRAEDTVPPREPPVVIFVVGVNGVGKTTTIGKLAYRFTKEGKKVLVVAADTFRAAAIEQLETWASRVGCDLVRHRRGSDPAAVLTDGLRAARSRGADVALVDTAGRLHVKRHLMEELRKLGRVAAREVEGAPHETWLVLDATTGQNALRQAEVFLEALPVTGLIVTKLDGTAKGGALLPVVEKLGLPVRFVGVGEGIEDLRPFDAAEFAEGLVPRVEAG from the coding sequence ATGTTCTCCTCCTACCGGGAGCTGGCTTCGCGGCCCGAGCTCTGGGTGGCGTTCTGCGCCTTCCTGGTCGTCCTGGTGGCATCGTGGGTCGTTTTCCGGCTCGGCCGACGTGCGCGCGACACGGGAGCTCGAACCCCCCGGCCTGCTGCAAAGGCAGCCACCGTGGTCTCCGGGTTGGAGAAAACCCGAAGGAAGCTCGCCGAACGGCTGGCCCTGGTGTTCGGCCGCGAGGACCGCGAAGCGTGGGCGGAAGGGGTCCTCGAAGCGCTCCTACTCGCCGATGTCGGGGCGGAGACCGCAAGCCGGCTCGTGGCCCGCATCCGCAAGAACGCGGGAGCCTTCCGGAGTCCCGAGGAGCTGCTCGAACTGCTCCGTCAGGAGGTGATTCGAATCTTCCCCCGGGCGGAGGATACCGTGCCTCCTCGCGAGCCACCGGTCGTGATATTCGTCGTCGGGGTCAACGGAGTCGGAAAAACCACCACCATCGGGAAACTTGCCTACCGGTTCACGAAGGAGGGCAAAAAAGTGCTCGTGGTCGCTGCCGACACCTTTCGCGCGGCGGCCATCGAGCAGCTCGAAACGTGGGCTTCCCGCGTGGGGTGCGACCTGGTTCGCCACCGCCGGGGGAGCGACCCGGCGGCCGTCCTGACGGACGGCCTCCGCGCGGCGAGAAGCCGCGGTGCCGACGTGGCCTTGGTGGACACCGCGGGGAGGCTTCACGTGAAGCGACATCTGATGGAGGAGTTGCGAAAGCTCGGGCGGGTGGCCGCCCGCGAGGTGGAGGGTGCGCCGCACGAGACATGGCTCGTTCTCGATGCGACGACGGGCCAGAACGCCCTCCGGCAAGCCGAGGTTTTTCTCGAGGCCCTACCGGTCACGGGCCTGATCGTCACGAAACTGGACGGGACCGCGAAGGGAGGCGCTCTTCTTCCCGTCGTCGAAAAGCTCGGACTCCCCGTCCGTTTCGTCGGTGTCGGAGAAGGTATCGAGGACCTTCGGCCCTTCGATGCCGCCGAGTTCGCCGAAGGGCTCGTTCCCCGGGTGGAGGCGGGTTGA